One stretch of Comamonas testosteroni DNA includes these proteins:
- a CDS encoding heavy metal response regulator transcription factor, producing the protein MKLLVIEDETKLAEYLQKGLGEEGFVVDAAHNGIDGLHLATEQPYDLIILDGMLPGIDGLAVLAALRQSRQTPVLMLTARAQVEDRVKGLQAGADDYLVKPFAFSELVARIHALLRRGLQATATPEATVLRMADLELDLLRHRATRAGQRLDLTAKEFNLLSLLLRRQGEVLSRTELASQVWDMNFDSETNVVEVAVRRLRLKLDAPFELPLLHTVRGMGYVLELRLDA; encoded by the coding sequence ATGAAGCTTCTAGTCATCGAGGACGAAACCAAACTCGCCGAATACCTGCAAAAAGGCCTGGGCGAGGAAGGCTTTGTGGTCGATGCCGCACACAACGGCATTGACGGCCTGCACCTGGCCACCGAGCAGCCCTACGACCTCATCATTCTGGACGGCATGCTGCCCGGCATAGACGGCCTGGCCGTGCTGGCGGCTCTGCGCCAGTCCCGCCAGACGCCGGTGCTCATGCTCACGGCCCGCGCCCAGGTGGAGGACCGCGTCAAAGGACTGCAGGCCGGCGCCGATGACTATCTGGTCAAGCCTTTTGCGTTTTCAGAGCTGGTGGCCCGCATTCATGCACTGCTGCGCCGTGGCCTGCAGGCCACGGCCACGCCCGAAGCCACGGTGCTGCGCATGGCCGATCTGGAGCTGGATCTGCTGCGTCACCGCGCCACGCGTGCGGGACAGCGGCTGGACCTGACGGCCAAGGAGTTCAATCTGCTGAGCCTGCTGCTGCGGCGCCAGGGCGAAGTGCTGTCGCGCACCGAGCTGGCCTCCCAGGTCTGGGACATGAACTTCGACAGCGAAACCAATGTTGTCGAGGTCGCCGTACGCCGCCTGCGCCTCAAGCTCGACGCGCCGTTCGAGCTGCCCCTGCTGCACACGGTGCGCGGCATGGGCTATGTGCTGGAGCTTCGCCTCGATGCCTGA
- a CDS encoding DUF5713 family protein, with amino-acid sequence MSLGNAIMNNYAFLLEMYEDSYFPEELVRKGEDILRELCLQIEQQKPQNLEQLYRLTHAATERFNDLQQEFEEQGSEMETAARECIAADFEAIAKAYGFEDADVEELIALREW; translated from the coding sequence ATGAGTCTTGGTAACGCCATCATGAACAACTACGCCTTCTTGCTGGAGATGTACGAGGACAGCTACTTTCCCGAAGAACTGGTGCGCAAGGGCGAGGATATTCTGAGAGAACTCTGCCTGCAGATAGAGCAGCAGAAGCCGCAGAACCTGGAGCAGCTGTATCGATTGACCCACGCTGCGACCGAGCGTTTCAACGATCTGCAGCAGGAGTTCGAAGAGCAGGGCAGCGAGATGGAAACGGCGGCACGTGAATGCATTGCGGCTGACTTCGAGGCCATTGCCAAGGCTTATGGTTTTGAAGATGCGGATGTGGAGGAACTGATCGCTCTACGCGAATGGTGA
- a CDS encoding heavy metal sensor histidine kinase gives MTADHVSPSAPQIPNLSRRLSRSLALQTMLGLGLVCVAVYWGSWLALAQRQQESLEQKQVTVTHLLQQARANRSASSMQHMLSDFLTGHEDMSIRVSYASGALLFEKLHQPLDDVHSARRSFSVVLPAHADQQEQQLVQVLLMLDRRPDDALLRQLAWILGLAAVSGALLVSLFSAWLVRRGLAPLHSLVEQTRQLGAKDLTHDWQTRLDDSNQPQELRPLIAQFNALLERLAVAYRQMEAFNADVAHELNTPLTTLISSCELALRKPRDADELRDILASNLEDLQRMAGIVADMLFLSHADRGESAHRIQVASLASLADEVVEYHEAALQEADLQVRVQGDAQAQVDARLLRRALSNLLGNATRYATPGSCIEIQISTPQAGQVTLAVQNQGQAIAAEHLPRLFDRFYRSDAARSQADRNHGLGLSIVAAIARMHGGQAFARSDLSVTSIGLSLPTGQDAQARAPVSSGNQV, from the coding sequence ATGACCGCTGATCACGTCTCTCCAAGCGCTCCTCAGATCCCGAACCTGAGCCGCCGGCTGTCGCGCTCGCTGGCCCTGCAGACCATGCTGGGCCTGGGCCTGGTCTGCGTGGCCGTGTACTGGGGTAGCTGGCTGGCACTGGCCCAGCGCCAGCAGGAAAGCCTGGAGCAAAAGCAGGTCACGGTGACGCATCTGCTGCAACAGGCCCGTGCCAACCGCTCTGCGTCCAGCATGCAGCACATGTTGTCCGACTTTCTCACGGGCCACGAGGATATGTCGATCCGCGTCAGCTATGCCAGCGGCGCGCTGCTGTTCGAGAAACTGCACCAGCCCCTGGACGATGTTCATAGCGCACGGCGCAGCTTCAGCGTCGTGCTGCCAGCCCATGCGGATCAGCAGGAACAGCAGCTCGTGCAGGTGCTGCTGATGCTGGACCGCCGCCCCGACGATGCCCTGCTGCGCCAGCTGGCCTGGATTCTGGGCCTTGCCGCCGTCAGCGGTGCGCTGCTGGTGTCGCTGTTCAGCGCCTGGCTGGTGCGCCGCGGGCTGGCACCTCTGCATTCGCTGGTGGAGCAGACCCGGCAACTGGGCGCCAAGGATCTCACGCACGACTGGCAGACCAGGCTTGACGACAGCAACCAGCCCCAGGAGCTGCGTCCGCTGATTGCACAGTTCAACGCGCTGCTGGAGCGGCTGGCAGTGGCCTACCGGCAGATGGAGGCCTTCAATGCCGATGTGGCCCATGAGCTCAACACCCCTCTGACCACGCTCATCAGCAGTTGCGAGCTGGCTCTGCGCAAGCCCCGCGATGCCGACGAGCTGCGCGATATCCTGGCTTCCAATCTTGAAGATCTGCAGCGCATGGCCGGCATCGTGGCGGACATGCTTTTTCTCTCTCACGCTGATCGCGGCGAAAGCGCGCACCGCATTCAGGTGGCCAGCCTGGCCAGCCTCGCGGACGAAGTGGTGGAGTATCACGAGGCAGCGCTGCAGGAAGCAGATCTGCAGGTGCGGGTGCAGGGCGATGCACAGGCCCAGGTCGATGCGCGATTGCTGCGCCGGGCGCTGTCCAATCTGCTGGGCAATGCCACCCGCTATGCCACGCCGGGAAGCTGCATAGAGATACAGATCAGCACGCCGCAGGCCGGTCAGGTCACGCTGGCGGTGCAGAACCAGGGCCAGGCCATTGCCGCCGAACACCTGCCCAGGCTGTTTGACCGCTTCTACCGCTCGGACGCAGCCCGCAGCCAGGCCGATCGCAACCATGGCCTGGGCCTGTCCATCGTGGCCGCGATCGCGCGCATGCATGGCGGACAGGCGTTTGCACGCTCCGACCTGTCCGTCACCAGCATCGGGCTGAGTCTGCCTACGGGTCAGGATGCGCAAGCCCGGGCGCCTGTTTCATCCGGCAACCAGGTGTAA
- a CDS encoding siderophore ABC transporter substrate-binding protein, with protein MQQLISRRATTLALLMMAGAAWAQTQAAQPARIQVEHARGVTELPLAPQRVVVYDLASLDTMQALKLPVTGVPKAHFPAYLAGYADARYQVSGSLFEPDYEALSRIRPDLIVVAGRSAGKYEALSRIAPTLDLSTSGKDLLGDMQRNVNLLASLWGKQAQGAQLMQQVRSDVEATRAAAAKAAPGLLVLAVNKNMSAQTPGSRFGLLHDVLGVKPALPADPAQARGIALKMDDIARIDPEWLFVIDRNAGTGSTRDKDGQLVLPSRELFDNDTIKNTRAGRKQQVVFVDPQIWYLLGSSGPQAMRANAQQIRTALERQAF; from the coding sequence ATGCAACAACTGATCAGTCGTCGCGCCACCACTCTGGCACTGCTGATGATGGCCGGCGCCGCCTGGGCGCAAACGCAGGCGGCCCAGCCCGCCCGTATCCAGGTCGAGCATGCCAGGGGCGTGACCGAGCTGCCCCTGGCTCCTCAGCGCGTGGTGGTGTACGACCTGGCTTCGCTGGACACCATGCAGGCGCTCAAGCTGCCGGTGACGGGAGTGCCCAAGGCCCATTTCCCCGCCTATCTGGCCGGTTACGCCGATGCCCGCTACCAGGTGTCGGGCTCGCTGTTCGAGCCCGACTACGAGGCGCTGAGCCGCATCCGCCCCGATCTGATCGTGGTGGCCGGCCGCTCGGCCGGCAAGTACGAAGCGCTGAGCCGTATCGCACCCACGCTGGATCTGAGCACCTCGGGCAAGGACTTGCTGGGCGATATGCAGCGCAATGTGAACCTGCTGGCCAGCCTCTGGGGCAAGCAGGCGCAGGGCGCGCAGCTCATGCAGCAGGTGCGAAGCGATGTGGAAGCCACCCGCGCTGCTGCGGCCAAGGCAGCACCGGGCCTGCTGGTGCTGGCCGTCAACAAAAACATGAGCGCCCAGACGCCGGGCTCGCGCTTCGGTCTGCTGCATGACGTGCTGGGCGTCAAGCCAGCCCTGCCCGCAGATCCGGCGCAGGCGCGCGGGATTGCGCTGAAGATGGACGATATCGCCAGGATAGACCCGGAATGGCTGTTCGTGATCGACCGCAATGCAGGCACGGGCAGCACCCGGGACAAGGACGGCCAGCTGGTTCTGCCGTCGCGTGAGCTGTTCGACAACGACACCATCAAGAACACCCGTGCAGGCCGCAAGCAGCAAGTGGTGTTCGTCGATCCGCAGATCTGGTATTTGCTGGGCAGCAGCGGCCCCCAGGCCATGCGGGCCAATGCGCAGCAGATTCGCACCGCGCTCGAACGCCAGGCTTTTTGA